One genomic segment of Clostridium estertheticum subsp. estertheticum includes these proteins:
- a CDS encoding ABC transporter ATP-binding protein encodes MDNILEAKEIRKSYLNKKALRGVNLNIPLGKIVGLLGPNGSGKTTFLKIAAGILHQSKGEILIDGHIPGVHTKSVVSYLPDNEYLLKWMKVKDAVKYFKDFYSDFDEIKAEELLVFMNLDKNDTVKSLSKGMKEKLKLSLVLSRKAKLYILDEPLGGVDPTAREKILNAIVNNFSKDSSMIITTHLVNDIERIFDDVAFISEGEIVLEGNAEELRTSRKKSIDELYREVFQ; translated from the coding sequence ATGGATAATATATTAGAGGCAAAAGAAATACGCAAATCATATCTAAATAAAAAGGCATTACGTGGGGTAAACCTAAATATACCGCTTGGGAAAATTGTAGGACTTCTTGGACCCAATGGTAGTGGTAAAACTACGTTCTTAAAAATTGCAGCGGGCATACTACATCAATCTAAAGGAGAAATTTTAATAGATGGGCATATACCTGGTGTCCATACAAAGTCGGTAGTTTCATATTTGCCTGATAATGAATATCTTCTAAAGTGGATGAAAGTAAAGGATGCAGTGAAATATTTCAAGGACTTTTATTCTGATTTTGATGAGATAAAAGCAGAGGAATTATTGGTCTTTATGAATCTTGATAAGAACGATACTGTAAAGAGTTTATCAAAGGGAATGAAAGAAAAGTTAAAGCTTTCATTGGTGTTATCAAGAAAAGCTAAGCTTTATATACTTGATGAACCGCTTGGTGGTGTAGATCCCACTGCTAGAGAAAAGATACTTAATGCTATAGTTAATAACTTTAGTAAAGATAGTTCCATGATAATTACGACTCACCTTGTAAATGATATAGAACGAATTTTTGATGATGTAGCATTTATATCTGAGGGAGAGATAGTGCTTGAGGGTAATGCAGAGGAATTACGAACCAGTAGGAAAAAGTCAATCGATGAATTATATAGGGAGGTATTTCAGTAA
- a CDS encoding ABC transporter ATP-binding protein: MDNILEAKEIRKSYLNKKALRGVNLNIPLGKIVGLLGPNGSGKTTFLKIAAGILHQSKGEILIDGHKPGVHTKSVVSYLPDNEYLLKWMKVNDAVKYFKDFYSDFDEIKAEELLVFMNLDKNDAVKSLSKGMKEKLKLSLVLSRKAKLYILDEPLGGVDPTAREKILNAIVNNFSKESSMIITTHLVNDIERIFDDVAFISEGEIVLEGNAEELRTSKKKSIDELYREVFQ; encoded by the coding sequence ATGGATAATATATTAGAGGCAAAAGAAATACGTAAATCATATCTAAATAAAAAGGCATTACGTGGGGTAAACCTAAATATACCGCTTGGAAAAATTGTAGGACTTCTTGGACCCAATGGTAGTGGTAAAACTACGTTCTTAAAAATTGCAGCGGGCATACTACATCAATCTAAAGGAGAAATTTTAATAGATGGGCATAAACCTGGTGTCCATACAAAGTCGGTAGTTTCATATTTGCCTGATAATGAGTATCTTCTAAAGTGGATGAAAGTAAATGATGCAGTGAAATATTTCAAGGACTTTTATTCTGATTTTGATGAGATAAAAGCAGAGGAATTATTGGTCTTTATGAATCTTGATAAAAACGATGCTGTAAAGAGTTTATCAAAGGGAATGAAGGAAAAGTTAAAGCTTTCATTAGTATTGTCAAGAAAAGCTAAGCTTTATATACTTGATGAACCACTTGGTGGTGTAGATCCTACTGCTAGAGAAAAGATACTTAATGCTATAGTTAATAACTTTAGTAAAGAGAGTTCCATGATAATTACGACTCATCTTGTAAATGATATAGAACGCATTTTCGATGACGTAGCATTTATATCTGAGGGAGAGATAGTGCTTGAGGGCAATGCAGAGGAATTACGAACCAGTAAGAAAAAGTCAATCGATGAATTATATAGGGAGGTATTTCAGTAA
- a CDS encoding GntR family transcriptional regulator, with amino-acid sequence MVTEFNDKSPIYLQIMDIIKMDIVIGKLKSNDKLPSVREMATNLNVNPNTLQRSYQELERLGIVYTQRGTGTFVVESENMVDDLKREMAKEVIDSFILRMRNLGFNDNEIIKSVSEETMEVK; translated from the coding sequence ATGGTTACAGAATTTAATGACAAGTCGCCTATATACCTACAAATTATGGACATTATAAAAATGGATATAGTTATAGGAAAACTAAAATCAAATGACAAATTACCGTCAGTAAGAGAAATGGCAACGAACCTTAATGTCAATCCCAATACTCTTCAGAGATCTTACCAAGAACTTGAAAGACTTGGAATTGTTTATACCCAAAGAGGCACAGGGACATTTGTGGTTGAGAGTGAAAATATGGTAGATGATTTAAAAAGAGAAATGGCAAAGGAAGTTATTGATTCTTTTATACTTAGAATGAGAAACCTAGGTTTTAATGACAATGAAATAATTAAATCTGTTTCCGAAGAAACTATGGAGGTAAAATAA
- a CDS encoding HAMP domain-containing sensor histidine kinase: protein MKKYFINSELKISTVTLLFIMTLFLIITSLSLKSHHDNLKNDYIKSLGAIAQRVVAKDPKMEKEIIPLITKEVSKEEAKRGKAFLKEYGLTEDLENQLFPYVSTTIIKNSYSIILIFIFMASILFVLNYFQYSFFYKRIRQLTIAAQNVVEGDYDIAINENLEGDFSKLAISFNSMRGIIKSNLSELGLEKQFLVDLLSDISHQLKTPLSSVILYNDIMVTKELTHEQNELFLLNNQNQLEKMNRLIKNLLKLAKLDAKAIEIVKEEQSLNGTLHDSIDSLESRSIEGQVKIIFNEKEEIEFNHDVLWLQEAFINIIKNGIEHTAPGGSIKLMLMENPLYTRVTIEDTGEGMTEIDLPNIFKRFYKAKTAKRSDSIGIGLSISKSIIEAHNGIIEVRSKVNIGTKFIITFIKF from the coding sequence ATGAAGAAATATTTTATTAATTCAGAACTTAAAATAAGTACGGTTACTTTATTATTTATAATGACTTTGTTTTTAATCATTACATCCTTAAGCTTAAAATCACATCATGATAACCTAAAGAATGATTACATAAAAAGTTTGGGGGCAATTGCGCAAAGGGTAGTAGCGAAAGACCCTAAAATGGAGAAAGAAATCATACCTCTTATTACAAAAGAGGTTTCAAAGGAAGAGGCTAAACGTGGAAAAGCTTTTTTAAAGGAGTATGGTCTAACGGAGGATTTGGAAAATCAACTTTTCCCATATGTTAGTACAACTATTATAAAAAATAGTTACTCAATTATATTAATTTTTATTTTTATGGCATCTATATTATTTGTACTCAATTATTTTCAATATAGTTTTTTCTATAAAAGGATAAGACAATTAACCATTGCTGCACAAAACGTAGTTGAGGGAGACTATGACATAGCTATTAATGAAAACCTGGAAGGGGATTTTTCAAAACTAGCAATTTCATTTAACTCTATGAGAGGGATTATTAAAAGTAATTTAAGTGAGCTCGGTTTAGAAAAACAATTTTTAGTAGATTTATTATCGGATATATCACATCAGTTAAAAACTCCATTATCATCAGTAATTTTATATAACGATATTATGGTTACAAAGGAGCTTACCCATGAGCAAAATGAACTATTTTTATTAAATAATCAAAACCAACTTGAGAAGATGAATCGGCTAATTAAAAATTTACTTAAGCTTGCAAAGCTCGATGCTAAAGCCATAGAAATTGTAAAAGAAGAACAAAGCTTAAATGGAACGTTGCATGATTCAATAGATTCATTAGAAAGTAGGTCAATTGAAGGCCAGGTTAAGATTATATTTAATGAAAAAGAGGAAATAGAGTTTAATCATGATGTTTTGTGGCTTCAAGAGGCATTTATTAATATTATTAAGAATGGTATAGAACATACTGCTCCTGGTGGAAGTATAAAGCTTATGCTTATGGAAAATCCATTATATACAAGGGTTACAATAGAGGATACGGGAGAAGGTATGACGGAGATTGATTTGCCAAATATATTTAAAAGGTTTTACAAAGCAAAGACCGCAAAGAGGAGTGACTCTATTGGAATAGGACTATCCATTTCTAAATCAATAATTGAAGCACATAACGGAATAATTGAAGTACGAAGCAAGGTAAACATAGGAACAAAATTTATTATCACTTTTATTAAATTCTAG
- a CDS encoding response regulator transcription factor: MSRLLLVEDDESLALGIEFSLKDGGYEVFRTSTVEGGRDLFHNEPFDLILLDVNLPDGNGYELCKYIRESSDVPIIFLTALDDEVNIVQGLEIGGDDYITKPFRVRELLSRIKVAIRRNSKNMSIESFMKSGSIFVDNIKGTVRKNGEVINLTAQEYKLLLIFMNKPNVLMRRDEILSELLEGDDPFFDENTLSVYIKRIRDKIEDIPRQPEYIVNKRGLGYKWNKDVG, encoded by the coding sequence ATGAGTAGATTATTATTAGTTGAGGACGATGAATCATTGGCACTTGGTATAGAGTTTTCTCTAAAAGATGGGGGATATGAAGTTTTTAGAACCTCAACAGTAGAAGGCGGAAGGGACTTATTTCATAATGAACCATTTGATTTGATCTTATTAGACGTTAACTTGCCAGATGGAAACGGATATGAATTATGTAAGTACATAAGAGAAAGTAGTGATGTTCCTATTATATTTTTAACAGCTCTCGATGATGAGGTTAATATAGTTCAAGGTCTTGAAATTGGTGGAGATGATTATATAACAAAACCTTTTCGTGTAAGGGAACTTTTATCAAGAATAAAAGTTGCTATAAGGCGGAACTCTAAAAATATGTCCATAGAAAGCTTTATGAAAAGCGGAAGCATATTTGTTGATAATATAAAGGGAACAGTAAGAAAAAATGGGGAAGTCATAAATTTAACGGCTCAAGAATACAAGCTTTTATTAATATTTATGAATAAACCTAATGTTTTGATGAGGAGAGATGAGATATTGAGTGAATTATTAGAAGGGGATGATCCTTTTTTTGATGAAAATACATTATCAGTTTATATTAAAAGAATAAGAGATAAAATAGAAGATATTCCAAGGCAGCCAGAGTATATAGTAAATAAGCGTGGACTAGGGTATAAATGGAATAAAGATGTGGGGTAG
- a CDS encoding serine hydrolase domain-containing protein, protein MKRRIFTLSLSLIMLICTSSITALATNNTSIGPLTTKSVYGLLPENLRTKTSGIVELKKGNINKAKSFSTNDYVDTKAVAEEKAFHMTTDYDSLSVQYALIDNGKIVLSGNSGVYSKENTKALTSHSMYCIGSVSKMFVTTAVMKLVDSGKIKLDTPITEYIKEFKMADDRYKKITVRMLLNHSSGLMGSSFSNTLLLGDNDTYSHDTFLDQLKLQRLKAEPGAYSVYCNDGFTLAQILVEHVTGIDYTTYITNTFASPLKMDDTKTPVSKFDRDRLAKTYCNGISSYLPAENLNAIGAGGVYSSAEDLCTFATTFTKNSNGIISQNAIKAMENKEYLNGIWTDDTDNTLGYGLGWDSVNLYPFNLYNIKALSKDGDSMFYHSNLTVLPEQNMAVAVVTSGGSGSCNQVLAQEILLAALKEKGVISKIKQDKTFVVPEKTTVPTELVKKYEGLYILPSGFIDIKIDKTGTLSLSSPQAPENGTQTLVYTKDGTFVSSEGSASLKFVEETNGKIYMKQTGYQSLKLLGQTTSNLYIAQKENVNKLTDSVSEAWAKREGKKYFLLDEKYSSIFMLSCPKIQVSFTKGLEGYFRSDKIVDNNSAVAILDGPGMLSRDLVDYTFYKKDKFEYLNAGGFTYVEEDAIETFPTKNKFTCTINKEGYGRWYKIGNQSTDKEITVKIPKKAAFAVYDSKGDLVNDSLITRTEKVTLPKDGRIVFLGDALAEFNIEYKE, encoded by the coding sequence ATGAAAAGACGTATATTTACATTGTCATTATCATTGATTATGCTAATATGTACTTCATCAATTACAGCTCTAGCAACAAACAATACATCAATAGGACCATTGACAACAAAATCTGTATATGGCTTACTTCCAGAAAATTTAAGGACTAAAACCAGCGGTATTGTGGAATTAAAGAAAGGAAATATCAATAAGGCTAAAAGTTTTTCAACAAATGATTACGTTGATACGAAAGCTGTTGCAGAGGAAAAAGCTTTCCATATGACTACTGATTATGATAGTTTAAGTGTACAATATGCATTAATAGATAATGGAAAAATTGTGTTATCTGGTAATTCAGGTGTATATTCAAAAGAAAATACTAAAGCATTAACATCTCATAGTATGTATTGTATAGGCTCAGTTAGTAAGATGTTTGTAACAACTGCTGTAATGAAATTAGTAGACTCGGGTAAAATTAAATTGGATACTCCAATTACGGAATATATTAAAGAGTTTAAAATGGCAGATGATAGATATAAGAAAATTACAGTTAGAATGTTGTTAAATCATTCATCGGGCTTAATGGGATCTAGTTTTTCCAATACACTTCTTCTTGGAGATAATGATACATATTCCCATGATACTTTTTTAGATCAATTAAAGTTGCAACGTCTCAAAGCAGAGCCAGGTGCTTACTCGGTATACTGCAATGATGGTTTTACACTTGCTCAAATCTTAGTGGAACATGTGACAGGAATTGATTATACAACTTATATAACAAATACTTTTGCGAGTCCTCTTAAAATGGATGATACTAAGACACCAGTTAGTAAATTTGATAGAGATAGATTAGCTAAGACATATTGTAATGGGATTTCTAGTTATTTGCCAGCAGAAAATTTAAATGCTATTGGTGCAGGTGGGGTTTATTCAAGTGCAGAAGATTTATGCACTTTTGCAACAACATTTACTAAAAATTCAAATGGAATCATTTCACAAAATGCCATAAAGGCAATGGAGAATAAAGAATATTTAAATGGTATTTGGACAGACGATACCGATAATACATTGGGTTATGGACTAGGGTGGGATAGCGTAAATCTTTATCCATTTAATTTGTATAATATAAAGGCATTATCAAAAGACGGAGATAGTATGTTTTATCACAGTAATTTGACTGTTTTACCAGAACAAAATATGGCAGTGGCTGTTGTAACTTCTGGTGGAAGTGGTAGCTGTAATCAAGTACTTGCTCAAGAAATACTCCTCGCTGCATTAAAAGAAAAAGGTGTAATTAGTAAAATTAAACAAGATAAGACATTTGTAGTGCCGGAAAAAACAACTGTTCCAACAGAGTTGGTGAAAAAATATGAGGGCTTATATATATTACCTTCAGGATTTATCGATATCAAAATTGATAAAACAGGTACATTAAGTTTATCATCTCCTCAGGCACCAGAAAATGGGACACAAACTCTTGTTTATACAAAGGATGGAACTTTTGTATCCAGCGAAGGGTCGGCAAGCTTAAAATTTGTAGAAGAGACAAATGGAAAAATATATATGAAACAAACTGGTTATCAAAGTTTGAAGTTGTTAGGCCAAACAACATCAAATTTGTATATAGCACAAAAAGAGAATGTAAATAAATTAACAGATAGTGTTTCAGAGGCTTGGGCAAAAAGGGAGGGTAAGAAATATTTCTTATTAGATGAGAAATACTCCTCAATATTTATGTTATCATGTCCAAAAATACAAGTTAGTTTTACGAAAGGACTTGAAGGATATTTCAGATCAGATAAAATTGTAGATAATAATTCAGCTGTTGCCATCTTAGATGGGCCAGGAATGCTATCACGTGATCTAGTGGACTATACATTTTATAAAAAGGATAAATTTGAATACCTAAATGCAGGTGGTTTTACTTATGTTGAAGAAGATGCAATTGAAACTTTTCCAACAAAAAATAAATTTACATGTACAATTAATAAAGAGGGATATGGTAGATGGTATAAAATAGGTAATCAATCAACTGACAAGGAAATTACTGTAAAAATACCGAAAAAGGCAGCGTTTGCAGTTTATGATAGTAAGGGAGATTTAGTGAATGATTCTCTAATTACAAGGACTGAAAAAGTTACATTACCTAAAGATGGAAGAATCGTATTTTTAGGTGATGCACTGGCTGAGTTTAATATTGAATATAAGGAATAA
- a CDS encoding ABC transporter permease, whose product MITSYKQLTGKYLKKNKKRTILTIIGIMLSVALISTIGLFFKGMQDAEIQDAKNNYGSYHLVFKNTNANLVSKIVNNPKVSRSGSFTIKERVKINDKLVADIITATDKALELFPYKTKLGRFPEKQNEIAVEQWELKYISKDAKLGNKIKLNNKEYNLVGVLQDNIDSQMKGTGIILLKNNNIVMQKSMLLVEISSKTKLKTALNELKQLGEKNSVIGNEALIQLQGAGDAGSGMEGLLGALSIIIGIVVISTIAVIYNSFQISVVERIKQFGLLRAIGTTPRQIRKIVLREATILAVIAIPLGLICSLIAINGIILAFKLIGADSVIPIKISISPMVLSISAAVGLFAIYLSALVPAYFAGRISPLNAISGRTSITKEKIKRRKNRVVQKIFGFEGALATKNIKRNKKRYRITVFSIVISVVLFVTFKSFMDMSLNISTDLNESKDVHFSVVANGKDSGKTIIDNKSENNIKAMKLVDKVYKVYDTLSFDMAINKNSKINEVEKLKNIYGKTSLAGVEKTLIAGSIVIYDKESLEVSKKYLRSGKIDIDKLNSENGVILIDKNRVYDENTKKDYFGPLANIKVGDEIDLQKDDYVKGGTDTKTKFGKGKINKVKVMAILSSEPFDYRGSSNGLKVVTTKEIGEKLNGNKNIDTVNLNIVLKNIKDENAGKLGIENAINSNTSLRVINNIDNNRKSKSTILMVKILLYGFVLVVSLIGSVNIVNTLTTNIILRKREFATLKSIGLTQKGLKKMIVLEGLLYGMVGAIYGSIIGAGISFLLFKSMGDFREFGWMVPWQAIGIAIVASLIIGYISVLSPLARIKQSNLIESVREDF is encoded by the coding sequence ATGATAACTAGTTATAAACAGCTTACAGGGAAATATTTAAAGAAAAATAAGAAAAGAACTATACTTACGATCATTGGAATAATGTTATCAGTTGCACTTATATCAACAATAGGACTATTTTTTAAAGGAATGCAGGATGCAGAGATACAGGATGCTAAAAATAATTATGGTTCTTACCATTTAGTATTTAAAAACACAAATGCAAATTTAGTATCTAAAATAGTTAATAACCCTAAAGTTTCAAGGAGTGGATCTTTTACAATAAAAGAGAGAGTAAAGATAAATGATAAATTGGTTGCTGACATAATAACAGCAACAGATAAGGCATTAGAACTATTTCCTTATAAAACTAAACTTGGTAGATTTCCAGAAAAACAAAATGAAATTGCGGTAGAGCAGTGGGAATTAAAATATATTAGTAAAGACGCTAAATTAGGTAATAAAATTAAACTTAACAATAAAGAATATAACCTTGTAGGTGTACTACAAGATAATATAGATAGCCAGATGAAGGGTACCGGAATAATATTATTGAAAAATAATAACATAGTTATGCAAAAATCCATGTTACTTGTGGAAATAAGTTCAAAAACGAAGTTAAAAACTGCACTAAATGAATTAAAGCAGTTAGGAGAGAAAAATTCTGTTATAGGAAATGAAGCCTTGATACAACTACAGGGAGCAGGGGATGCCGGTTCTGGAATGGAAGGATTACTTGGAGCATTATCTATAATTATTGGAATAGTTGTAATATCTACGATAGCTGTAATATACAACTCCTTTCAAATAAGTGTTGTGGAAAGAATTAAGCAATTTGGACTTTTAAGAGCAATTGGAACTACGCCAAGGCAAATTAGAAAAATTGTGTTAAGAGAAGCAACAATACTAGCAGTAATAGCTATTCCACTAGGGTTAATATGTAGTCTTATTGCTATAAATGGAATAATTTTAGCATTTAAATTAATAGGTGCAGATTCAGTTATTCCTATAAAAATTTCAATATCACCTATGGTTTTAAGCATAAGCGCAGCAGTGGGACTTTTTGCAATATATCTATCAGCACTCGTGCCAGCATATTTTGCAGGTAGGATTTCACCACTTAATGCGATAAGTGGTAGAACTTCTATAACAAAGGAGAAAATAAAGAGAAGAAAAAATAGAGTAGTTCAAAAAATATTTGGATTTGAAGGAGCACTAGCAACTAAAAATATAAAGAGAAATAAAAAAAGATACAGAATAACTGTTTTTTCTATAGTGATAAGTGTGGTGTTATTTGTTACATTTAAATCTTTCATGGATATGTCACTGAATATATCAACTGATCTTAATGAATCAAAAGACGTTCACTTTTCAGTTGTAGCAAATGGTAAAGATTCAGGAAAAACTATAATAGATAATAAATCAGAAAACAATATTAAAGCTATGAAATTAGTTGATAAGGTGTATAAAGTATATGATACACTTTCTTTTGATATGGCAATAAACAAAAATAGTAAGATCAATGAAGTGGAAAAACTTAAAAATATATATGGAAAAACATCTTTAGCTGGAGTGGAAAAAACTCTTATAGCAGGTTCTATTGTTATATATGATAAGGAGTCACTAGAGGTTTCTAAAAAATATTTGCGATCAGGGAAAATAGATATAGATAAATTAAACAGTGAGAACGGAGTAATTTTAATTGATAAGAATAGAGTCTACGATGAAAATACAAAGAAAGACTATTTTGGACCACTAGCAAATATAAAAGTTGGTGATGAAATAGACCTCCAAAAGGATGATTATGTGAAAGGGGGAACCGATACAAAGACAAAATTTGGTAAAGGAAAAATTAATAAAGTAAAGGTTATGGCAATCCTAAGTAGCGAGCCCTTTGACTATAGAGGATCCTCAAATGGGTTAAAGGTAGTTACAACTAAGGAAATAGGAGAAAAATTAAATGGTAATAAAAATATTGATACTGTGAACTTAAACATAGTTCTAAAAAATATAAAAGATGAGAATGCAGGGAAGCTAGGAATAGAAAATGCTATTAATTCAAACACATCTTTAAGGGTAATAAATAATATAGACAATAATAGAAAAAGTAAATCTACAATATTAATGGTTAAAATATTATTGTATGGATTTGTATTGGTAGTTTCCTTAATAGGCAGTGTTAATATTGTAAATACGTTAACAACTAATATTATCCTTAGAAAAAGAGAGTTTGCTACATTAAAATCTATTGGCTTAACTCAAAAGGGGTTAAAGAAAATGATAGTACTAGAAGGACTTCTATATGGAATGGTTGGTGCGATTTATGGCTCGATTATAGGAGCGGGAATATCATTTCTACTATTTAAATCCATGGGGGATTTTAGAGAATTTGGGTGGATGGTTCCTTGGCAGGCAATAGGTATTGCAATAGTAGCATCTCTAATTATTGGATATATATCTGTATTATCACCATTAGCAAGAATTAAACAATCAAATTTAATAGAATCAGTCAGAGAAGATTTTTAG
- a CDS encoding ABC transporter ATP-binding protein: MEILKVKNLNKTYGTGENEVEALKNINLVINKGEFVAIVGASGSGKSTLLHLLGGLDRPTSGNVVIDGESIYDYKEEKLAVFRRRKIGFVFQFYNLLPILDVEENIALPALLDNDKVDKVYLEELIKVLGLSERKNHLPSELSGGQQQRVSIGRAVFNKPSIILADEPTGNLDTKNSKDVMELLKFTAKKYNQTLILITHDLNIANMADRVITIEDGEITTDKNLKVN; the protein is encoded by the coding sequence ATGGAGATTTTAAAGGTAAAAAACTTAAATAAAACATATGGCACCGGTGAGAATGAGGTGGAGGCACTTAAAAATATAAATTTAGTAATAAATAAGGGTGAGTTTGTAGCAATTGTTGGTGCATCAGGTTCTGGTAAAAGTACACTTCTTCATTTGCTCGGTGGACTTGATAGACCAACCTCTGGAAATGTGGTTATTGATGGAGAAAGTATTTATGATTATAAGGAAGAAAAACTTGCAGTATTTAGACGTAGAAAAATAGGTTTTGTGTTTCAGTTTTATAATCTACTTCCTATTTTAGATGTAGAAGAAAATATAGCTCTTCCAGCATTACTCGATAATGATAAAGTTGATAAAGTTTATTTAGAGGAGTTAATCAAGGTGCTTGGTCTAAGTGAGAGGAAAAATCACCTTCCATCGGAATTATCAGGTGGACAACAACAAAGGGTATCAATTGGTAGAGCTGTATTTAACAAGCCATCAATAATACTTGCAGATGAACCAACAGGAAATCTTGATACTAAAAATTCAAAAGATGTTATGGAATTATTAAAGTTTACGGCTAAGAAATATAATCAAACGCTAATACTTATTACACATGACCTTAATATAGCCAATATGGCAGATAGGGTCATTACCATTGAAGATGGTGAAATAACTACGGACAAAAATTTAAAAGTTAATTAG
- a CDS encoding ribbon-helix-helix domain-containing protein, whose product MLVHREKISNSIEKELYIKLKVLSAETRIPISKLLDEAIEDLLSKHSAKK is encoded by the coding sequence ATGTTAGTACATAGAGAAAAAATAAGTAATTCAATAGAAAAGGAATTATACATAAAGTTAAAGGTTCTATCTGCAGAAACAAGAATTCCAATATCAAAGTTATTAGATGAAGCAATAGAAGACCTTTTATCAAAACATTCTGCTAAAAAGTAG
- a CDS encoding helix-turn-helix domain-containing protein: MDEYRLRIREKRLVKRMTQMQLAAKVGISRNFLSEIERGKYDIHLSLLCKFSRALNSSPGNLIEYKK, from the coding sequence ATGGACGAGTATAGACTTAGAATAAGAGAAAAAAGATTGGTTAAAAGAATGACACAAATGCAATTAGCTGCCAAAGTGGGTATAAGTAGGAATTTTTTAAGTGAAATTGAAAGAGGCAAATACGATATTCATTTATCTTTATTATGCAAATTCAGTAGAGCACTAAACTCGTCCCCAGGAAATTTAATTGAATACAAAAAATAA
- a CDS encoding DUF3862 domain-containing protein — MSSFTLIMFLIGILGFIVSLIWLLISVIRKKNSKKILKIFGGFTALIMLSILFKPGVLYGRESGSSVTTLEAPINEKTEFEKKSTAAAKITPEQALKNKKIEEAQAIKDKETARLQLIEDEKVATAQIKADAQALKDAEAKKTAGKMTKAKFTEIQNGMNYEEVTKIIGGPGEVLSESGTKGDAYYTVMYQYEGIGSMGANSNLMFQGNKLMNKAQLGLK; from the coding sequence GTGTCAAGTTTTACTTTAATTATGTTTTTAATTGGAATATTAGGTTTTATAGTTTCATTGATTTGGTTACTTATTAGTGTTATAAGAAAGAAAAATTCTAAAAAGATATTGAAAATATTTGGTGGATTTACAGCACTAATTATGCTTTCAATATTGTTTAAACCAGGTGTACTGTATGGAAGAGAAAGTGGATCATCAGTAACTACATTGGAAGCACCAATTAACGAAAAAACTGAATTTGAGAAAAAATCAACCGCAGCTGCTAAAATTACACCAGAACAAGCATTGAAAAATAAGAAAATTGAAGAAGCCCAAGCTATAAAAGATAAAGAAACAGCTAGACTACAGTTAATTGAAGATGAAAAAGTTGCAACTGCACAAATTAAAGCAGATGCACAGGCTCTAAAGGATGCAGAAGCTAAGAAAACAGCAGGCAAAATGACAAAAGCTAAATTTACAGAGATTCAAAATGGAATGAATTATGAAGAAGTTACAAAAATAATAGGTGGCCCTGGTGAAGTACTAAGCGAATCAGGCACCAAAGGAGATGCATATTATACAGTGATGTATCAATATGAAGGTATTGGAAGTATGGGGGCTAATTCAAACCTTATGTTTCAAGGAAATAAACTAATGAATAAAGCTCAACTGGGATTAAAATAA